Genomic segment of Gloeocapsa sp. PCC 7428:
CTTTACAGAGCTTAGTTGATTCGCAGACCGAGATGCAAGCGCTCAAACAGCAACAATGGCAAACTTTAGAACAGCAACTACACTCGCTACAGGCAAGCATCGCAGAAACTTTGGGCAGAATAAAGCTATCGCAAGAAGTATTGCAACCACTTCAAGATAACTGGAACAGCCTACAACAGCAACTAGAAGCGATCGCCGCGACACTCAATAACAGTAGCGAACAGCAAACAATCGCGCAGATCCGCCAAGTTCTGCAAAACCTTGTCCCAAGTTGAGTGTCAGTGTTATTGCGGAGGAGTTAGTAGTTACTTCCTTCTTATTTTTATTTTTCTTCTACCACGCTGCTGTAAATCCAAAGACAGTTTTGTTTGATTTGGGCGATCGCCCCTCCAGGTAATGGATCAGTTTGCGAACCATTTGGGGCTGTTATCAAGGTTATGATTTTTTCAATTTGCACAAAGCTAGGCGCAGTTTGTAAGGTTTGTTGCAACACTCGCCGAATGACGCGGCGTTGTAAAGCTAAAGGTGCATTACGTAGAACAAAGCAATCGAGTTTAACCGTTGCATCATCGTTTGTGATTGTTGCCTTCTGTTGAAGTTGGTGCGCGACTGATTCTAGGTATTCTACCTCTGCATGGAAAATTTCTGCGGTCTGAGCTAAAGTTTGCTCAACTTTGGGATTAAATTGATGCAAATATGGTAGCAGTTCTTGGCGAATTCGATTTCGCGCATATTTGAGGTCTTGGTTAGTAGAGTCTTCCCAAACCTCTAATTGCATATCTTGACAGAATTGTGCTGTTTCCTCCCGCGTTACTTCTAATAGAGGACGTACTAAGCTAATCTCTGGCGTTAGCGCGCGGTACCACGTGAGAGATTGCAAACCATCCGCACCACTCCCGCGAATTAAGTTATATAGCAAAGTTTCGGCGCGATCGCTGGCTGTATGACCTGTAACAATGTATTGGTATTGGTGTTTCTGTGCGATCGCACTCAAAGCTTGATAGCGCCATTGTCTGGCTGCGGCTTCGCTACGTAATACGCGATCAGTAGTTTCGCTGTAGAATGGTGTGTTCCATGCTTGTGCTAGTTGAGCTACGTAGGTAGCATTTGCTGCGGCGTCGCTACGCCATTGATGATTACAGTGCGCAATGCCTAAATGCCATCGCCATTTAGATTGTAAATCTAGAAGGAGTTTCATTAAGCACAGCGAATCTTGTCCGCCTGAAACAGCAACAAGTATCCGCCGATCGCGCGGTAAAAGACAACGCGATCGCAATGTCCGATGCACTTTGGCGTGTAATAAACTCCAATCTGAGCAAGCCATTAATCAGCCAAGAGTGACATCAGAAAAACCAACCGTAAGAATGTAGACCTTTACCCAAAAGATTCACACCCAGGTAGCAAACCCAAACGACAACAAAACCAGTTGCTGCTAGAATTGCTGGGCGGCGTCCTTGCCAACCACGAGTAATTCGTGCATGAAGATAAGCTGCAAACACAAGCCACGTAATCAACGCCCAAGTTTCTTTCGGGTCCCAACTCCAGTAAGAACCCCAAGCTTCGTTTGCCCAAACTGCACCCGCAATGATACCGATTGTAAGTAGTGGAAAACCTAAACCAATTATACGGTAGCTAATATTATCGAGCGTGTCTGCTAAGCTGAGGCGCTGAGGTGAGAGGGGTTCGGAAGAAACCGTAGTTGGAGTTTGAATTGTTGTCACTGCCTCAATCACTGCGGTACTGCTACCATTACTTTGAAAAGTTGCAACGCCGTTAGCTGAATTAACTTCCTCGGTTGGCTTAACTAACTCACCCGCTTTGTGCAAACTATAACCATTGTTGCGATAACCACCAGTTCCTACTGAACTACCTTGAAGGACAACTTTTTGACCGCGAGTGACGACAAGAAACGCGATCGCCAAAAGCGAACCAACCATCAAGGCTGCATAACTCAACATCATCACGCTGACGTGCATCATCAGCCAATTTGACTTTAATGCTGGAACTAAAGGCGCAGCAGATTGCATATCGTTAGGTAATGTGAGCGCAGCAAAAGCCGTAATTCCCATCGCAACGGGCGCTGTGACAACTCCTACTAAGCGACTGCGAGTATTATTTTCGGCAATCAGATGGACGGTTGTCATTCCCCAAGTGAGAAAAAATAAAGATTCATATAAATTACTGATGGGAAAGTATCCAGCTTCTAACCATCTTGCGCCTAACAAGGTAGCCATACACAAATTTGCGATCGCCATTCCTGCGGTTCCTAACGCTGGAAGATAGCTGATATTTGGAAATGCTGCTCCGATCCAATAGATCAACATTGTCACAAAGAGAATCGCAAACGAAGCATTGTCTAATAAGTTCTGTAGTAAAACGAGATTCATAATAGTTTTTTTGTGTTCTCTCAATCTTTTATAAAGTCTTACATGGTGCTAAGGACGCCTAGCGAATAAATTCGCGACTTTGTAGATCTTGTCCACCTGCGTGGACTAACGAAAATACAAGCGTTGTAGTAGAAAAGGTGTTGTTGATGTCACTGTGGTTAAAAACCACTACTTTGATCCTATCTGGTAGCGTAGCTTACTGTCCTATCAAGACAAAGCAAATTCAGTTAGTCGCTATTGACGAGTTGCTTTCTTTAGAACCTTCGATTTGAGACTCGTCTTTTTCCAGTGAAACAAAAATATCGTAGCGGATAGTGCGCTCGTCGCTTACCGCAGCGGTTCCACCAATAGCGCGTGTTGCTTTGAGTAAGGTACTTTGTCCAGGAAGGAACTGCGGCAAGGGTAAAGCTTTAACTGTAGGATTAACGTTGAGGAAAAACTGACCATTGTTTGGATTGAGTTCGCTAGGAACCGTATTTTGAAATTCTGCTGTATTTGATAAATTCGTTGCGGGTTGCGGTAGCAGGCGATCGGCAACCGGCGCACCAAGTGCAATAAAAGCGACATTATTATCCAACCAGCCACGTGTCGCTGTCAGCGTTCCAAACGGTGCGATCCAGTTAGTTACTGTATTATTGCCTAATTGTGTTTCTTGCGTTTTAAATTGATAGCGACTTTGCAATACTTGCTCTAGCTGTTGAAATGATTTGTTAGCGGCGGCGCGATCGCTTGTCTCGATCATCAGTACCAATGACAGCGCGAAGTCTTGTTGTGCTTCTTGTGTTGGTGCAGGGACAACGGCGATCGAAAACTCACGATTCATCCAACTCAGTAAATCGCGATCTAAATCTAAACCTGTCAGTGACTTAAAACCGGCTCTTAAATTCTCTGGTGGAAACGGCGTTAAAGGATTTGATTGTGATGTTAATGTATAGTCTTGCCACAATTGCTGAAAATTACCACCAGATAACATCATCAAAGTTTCTGCGGGTAAACGGCGCTGCATTTGACCTGCGCTATTTTCTACGCGATGTACGCGCTGGCTATTCGGCTTTAACCATGAAATACTTCTTAACCGAAGTCCTTCTGGTTCTATGGTGATTGTACTGGCGAGTCCTTGATTTTCTTGAAGACGGGCTAAGCCTTGTGGAATCGCTGTCGGTGTGGGATTCGTACTCGCGACTCGAACGGCTACTGGAATATT
This window contains:
- the tilS gene encoding tRNA lysidine(34) synthetase TilS, coding for MACSDWSLLHAKVHRTLRSRCLLPRDRRILVAVSGGQDSLCLMKLLLDLQSKWRWHLGIAHCNHQWRSDAAANATYVAQLAQAWNTPFYSETTDRVLRSEAAARQWRYQALSAIAQKHQYQYIVTGHTASDRAETLLYNLIRGSGADGLQSLTWYRALTPEISLVRPLLEVTREETAQFCQDMQLEVWEDSTNQDLKYARNRIRQELLPYLHQFNPKVEQTLAQTAEIFHAEVEYLESVAHQLQQKATITNDDATVKLDCFVLRNAPLALQRRVIRRVLQQTLQTAPSFVQIEKIITLITAPNGSQTDPLPGGAIAQIKQNCLWIYSSVVEEK
- the ccsB gene encoding c-type cytochrome biogenesis protein CcsB, with translation MNLVLLQNLLDNASFAILFVTMLIYWIGAAFPNISYLPALGTAGMAIANLCMATLLGARWLEAGYFPISNLYESLFFLTWGMTTVHLIAENNTRSRLVGVVTAPVAMGITAFAALTLPNDMQSAAPLVPALKSNWLMMHVSVMMLSYAALMVGSLLAIAFLVVTRGQKVVLQGSSVGTGGYRNNGYSLHKAGELVKPTEEVNSANGVATFQSNGSSTAVIEAVTTIQTPTTVSSEPLSPQRLSLADTLDNISYRIIGLGFPLLTIGIIAGAVWANEAWGSYWSWDPKETWALITWLVFAAYLHARITRGWQGRRPAILAATGFVVVWVCYLGVNLLGKGLHSYGWFF
- a CDS encoding DUF3352 domain-containing protein, which encodes MPEKSKKFLPTLVVASCLIGVGAVSYWVLTQQNRLAEMPVGTNVVPQDALLTISVSTDENHWQQLRQFGTVQTRAELEKNVTQLRDRFLTAYGYNYQQDVKPWIGKEATIAFLPPELNATNQNQAVLMILPIADQTAARQIWETPRSQQTKLISRNYKGTQIQETQSTGNANYSAAVLDQRFVVVSDNPQITEKAIDTYQSGLSLAQIPGYTAAISKITQQNRFAQVYINIPVAVRVASTNPTPTAIPQGLARLQENQGLASTITIEPEGLRLRSISWLKPNSQRVHRVENSAGQMQRRLPAETLMMLSGGNFQQLWQDYTLTSQSNPLTPFPPENLRAGFKSLTGLDLDRDLLSWMNREFSIAVVPAPTQEAQQDFALSLVLMIETSDRAAANKSFQQLEQVLQSRYQFKTQETQLGNNTVTNWIAPFGTLTATRGWLDNNVAFIALGAPVADRLLPQPATNLSNTAEFQNTVPSELNPNNGQFFLNVNPTVKALPLPQFLPGQSTLLKATRAIGGTAAVSDERTIRYDIFVSLEKDESQIEGSKESNSSIATN